A genomic segment from Flexistipes sp. encodes:
- a CDS encoding LysM peptidoglycan-binding domain-containing protein gives MFRIILLMCIFFTFTAASAQQKYIIEKGDTLWDIAGEFYDNNFQWPIIWKYNTYINDPDLIFPEDKLVIPILFGGKSYHLADNTSLIKLTSDSYGLDNVSKKSKAYESKLSYYSVDFQNIDNLELIMAERPSFELLANELERTFVATNNIVRINAGRGDINTGDKLTIYSVEQETPYGIIYKTAGVGTVTKVEDKTSVVKITDAFEPIEKTFLADRYRDFSFPEPSGYKVVNSDITGSILFMTNNMRISGEGYRCIINLGYEDNVKEGDVLNVVQKIEEDGYIRNVKIATIQIIHSGKNTSTAQIIDSRKEISQGNKVILHKVAIR, from the coding sequence ATGTTTAGAATAATTTTATTGATGTGCATATTTTTCACCTTTACTGCAGCCTCTGCTCAGCAAAAGTATATTATAGAAAAGGGCGATACTTTGTGGGATATTGCAGGGGAATTTTACGACAATAATTTCCAGTGGCCAATTATCTGGAAGTATAATACCTATATTAATGATCCCGATCTTATATTTCCGGAAGACAAACTTGTAATCCCCATCCTCTTCGGCGGAAAAAGCTATCATCTGGCTGATAATACTTCATTAATAAAACTTACTTCGGACAGCTACGGTTTAGACAATGTTTCCAAAAAGAGTAAAGCCTATGAGTCCAAGCTCTCTTACTACAGCGTTGACTTTCAAAATATAGATAACCTTGAGCTTATAATGGCGGAAAGACCGTCTTTTGAACTTCTTGCAAACGAACTGGAAAGAACATTTGTGGCAACTAACAACATTGTGCGTATCAATGCCGGGCGGGGGGATATCAACACCGGAGATAAACTTACTATATACAGCGTTGAGCAGGAAACACCTTACGGCATAATATACAAAACCGCCGGAGTAGGCACAGTTACCAAAGTGGAGGACAAAACTTCGGTTGTGAAGATAACGGATGCTTTTGAGCCGATAGAAAAAACATTTCTGGCAGACAGGTACAGGGATTTTTCATTTCCGGAACCATCCGGCTACAAAGTTGTAAACTCAGACATAACAGGCTCTATACTTTTTATGACCAATAATATGCGTATATCCGGAGAGGGGTACAGGTGTATCATTAACCTTGGCTATGAAGACAATGTAAAAGAGGGCGATGTTCTGAATGTGGTTCAAAAGATTGAAGAAGACGGGTACATCAGGAACGTGAAAATAGCAACGATACAGATTATTCATTCCGGCAAAAATACTTCAACTGCTCAAATAATAGACAGCAGAAAAGAAATATCACAAGGTAACAAAGTAATTCTGCACAAAGTTGCAATAAGATAA